ATGATATAAATCCCACGCCAACTGCAAGTTTAGCCAAAACTGTGCCTCCATGCCGAATAGTTTCTCCAGCCGAAGTGCTGTGTCAGGGGTGATCCCCCGTTTCCCATGAATTAGTTCATTAACGCGAGGATATGAAACTCCGAGCCTTACCGCCAACTCGCTCTGCGTTATTTTAAGAGGTTTGAGAAACTCCTCCAGCAGCATTTCGCCGGGATGTGTA
The window above is part of the Candidatus Methylomirabilis limnetica genome. Proteins encoded here:
- a CDS encoding HigA family addiction module antitoxin; its protein translation is MVRIPKSGPPTHPGEMLLEEFLKPLKITQSELAVRLGVSYPRVNELIHGKRGITPDTALRLEKLFGMEAQFWLNLQLAWDLYHVTHSSTAKEIKKIKRLPALAHV